DNA sequence from the Neisseria mucosa genome:
CCGTCTGAAACCGATTTTTCTTCTTTTACCAAGTCTTCGATTTGCGCCAAGAACCAAGGGTCGATGGCACAGATTTCGTGGATTTCTTCCAGCGTGAAGCCCGCGCGGAACGCGTCTGCCACAAACAGCATACGTTCAGGGCCAGGGTTGGCCAGTTCGCGGCGGATTTCCGCTTTGTCTTCGCTGCGAGGGTTGAAGCCGCACAAGCCGGTTTCCAAACCGCGCAGGGCTTTTTGGAAGCTTTCTTGAATGGTACGGCCCATCGCCATTACTTCGCCCACCGATTTCATCTGCGTGGTCAGGCGGTCGTCTGCAGCGGGGAATTTTTCAAACGCAAAACGCGGGATTTTGGTCACGACATAGTCGATAGAAGGCTCGAACGAAGCTGGGGTGCGGCCGCCGGTAATGTCGTTGCGCAACTCGTCCAGCGTAAAACCGACAGCCAGTTTCGCCGCCACCTTCGCAATCGGGAAGCCGGTTGCTTTAGATGCCAACGCGGAAGAACGGCTTACGCGCGGGTTCATCTCAATGACAATCATCTCGCCGTTTTCAGGGTTTACTGCAAACTGAACGTTTGAGCCGCCGGTATCCACGCCGATTTCGCGCAATACTGCCAACGAAGCATTACGCATGATTTGGTATTCTTTGTCGGTCAATGTTTGTGCAGGTGCAACAGTGATGGAGTCGCCGGTATGCACGCCCATCGGGTCGAAGTTTTCAATCGAGCAAATGATGATGCAGTTGTCGTTTTTATCGCGTACAACTTCCATTTCGTACTCTTTCCAGCCGAGAACGGATTGCTCAATCAGCAACTCATGAGTAGGCGATGCATCAAAACCGCGTTCGCAAATCGCCAAAAACTCGTCTTTGTTGTAGGCAATGCCGCCGCCCGAACCGCCCATGGTGAAAGAAGGGCGAATCAGAGTAGGGAAGCCGACCTGTTCTTGCGCTGCCAAAGCCTCGTTCATGGTGTGGCAGACAAAAGATTTCGGGCAAGACAAACCGATTTTTTCCATCGCTTCTTTAAAGCGGCCGCGGTCTTCCGCCTTGTCAATCGCGTCTTCGGTTGCACCGATTAATTCAACATTGTATTTCGCCAACACGCCGTTGCGCGCCAAATCCAGCGCACAGTTCAGCGCAGTCTGACCGCCCATCGTGGGCAGAATCGCATCAGGACGCTCTTTGGCGATAATCTTCTCCACCGTCTGCCACATAATCGGCTCGATGTAGGTAACATCCGCCATTTCAGGGTCGGTCATGATGGTGGCGGGGTTGGAATTCACCAGAATGACTTTATAGCCTTCTTCACGCAAGGCTTTGCAGGCCTGTGCGCCCGAATAGTCAAATTCGCAGGCCTGACCGATAACGATAGGGCCGGCGCCGATGATAAGGATGGATTTTAGGTCGGTACGTTTAGGCATGATGTTTCCTGTTGGATTAAGTCTAAAGTTAATCTATTTTAACTGAAGGTAATGTTTTCAATGAATTGAGAAAGTTATGCCATTCTGCAACTTCCTCCTGTTTCTCAATAATTTTTTCAAATGGCAATAAATTCTCAAAGGTTAGGAAATTAACGCAAAATTTAATGGCGGTATCTATTTTATTTTTTAAATTTGGAATTTCTTTTACTTCCTTTGCCCAATATGCTAAGTCTTTGGATGATAATAAATCAATTTTATCTATTGGGAAATTTTCTATAAATTTTTTTAGTGTATCAGTAATTAGAAGTTTTAAATTATTCTGATCATACATTGCTTCTATACCAGAAACTGTAGCTATATTTTCTTCGATATATTTAATTCCGGTCCTACCTATATTTTCGTAGATAGCTTTTTCTTTTTCTGTCAGTTCTCTTTCAATTGTTATTTGATAAGTCCTATCTCTAGACATTTTTGAAATTTTTTTTCGAACAGTTTCCGGAATTTCTTTGCCATCTCTTAATTGACTAATATATCGATTAATATTTTTTGCAATTTTAAGTCGTGTCTCACACCATTCATTTAAGTTGTTTAAATTGAAGGTATGTAATTCTTCTCGATTAGTGTAGTCTTTGATATCTTGAGTTAATTTCGATGACATAGTTTTAAAATCAACCCCAAAATATTTTTCACCACAATCTTTTCCAATATTTGTAATATGTCCATCAGTAGATACTACAATGTAACCATTTTGATGTTGGGTGTGGCAATTTTTCAATCCACATATAACTTTTCCATGTTCTCCACTATACTGACCTATAATTTCTTTTAATTTGGTTTCTTCTGGATTTATCTCTCTTCTAAAACCAGCCATTTCTTCTAAGTCAGACCAGTTTTTTATGTAAACTAAGTTTCTATCTTTTTTTAAAGTAATCATGATAAGTCTTTAAGATGCAGTAATGTATATATAGAGTTGAATGATCTTTTATTGCTTTAAAAGTTATCTGAAAATTAGTTGACTCTTCTTGAGAGTAAGCCATAGCCCGCATGTAGGGTGTGTGCGGTACGCACGCACGCGTTCTCCATTTTCCCTGCAACCTCAACCCACCGCGTGCGTACCTTGCGGCACACACCCTATCGACGGGTTCAAAGGTCGTCTGAAAAAACGCTCGCGGCGTTTGTTCCATATGCCTTGCGATAAAGGCCGCCTGAAAAATTCCTGCTGTTGATATTTCGGGCATTCTTTTTCAGACGACCTTTTGCGTTTTTATGTTGCACAGGCCGTCTGAAAACTTCCTTAAAAACTAGTGACAAACGTAATCAAACCCAAAATGATACCGGGGGCGTTTGCCAGTATGATGGGGTAGTCGCGTTTTTCTTTCAAAAAGCCGTAGGCAAACCATAATGTGCAGTTGATGGCGGCGACGAGGGGTTGCAACGGCGAGCCGGGGTTGCCGGCAAGGTTGTTTTGGATTTGCGGGATATAAGAAACGTACATACCGACGGCGGCCAGGGTGGCGACTACGGAGAGGATGCGCATTTGTTTTTCAGTCATGGGAGTTTCCTTTCTGACTTGAGTTACAGGGTTTTGAACTGCTTGATTTTCAGACGGCCTGCCGGATTTGACGGCCGTCTGAAAAATTCGCTTTATTGCTTCGCCGCTTTCATATTGTCAATGAATTTGTCGAACAGATAGCCGACATCCTGCGGGCCGGGGCTGGCTTCCGGGTGGCCTTGGAAGCAGAACACGGGTTTGTCGGTCAGTTCGATGCCTTGCAAGGTGTTGTCAAACAAGGATTTGTGGGTAATGCGTGCGTTGGCGGGCAGGGTGTCTGCATCGACGGCGAAGCCGTGGTTTTGGCTGGTAATGACGACTTTGCCGCTGTCCAAATCTTGTACCGGGTGGTTGGCGCCGTGGTGGCTGAAGCGCATTTTCAGGGTTTTCGCGCCAATGGCGAGGCTGATCAGCTGGTGTCCCAAGCAAATGCCGAAAATCGGTTTGCCGCTTTCCATCAGTTTTTGTACGGCTTTGATGGCGTAGTCGCAAGGCTCGGGGTCGCCGGGGCCGTTGGACAGGAATACGCCGTCAGGATTGAGTGCCAAGACATCTTCCGCGCTGGTTTGAGCCGGAACGACGGTCAGGCGGCAGCCGCGTGAGGCAAGCATGCGCAGGATGTTGGTTTTGACGCCGAAATCGTAGGCGACGACGTGGTAAGGCTGTTCGGCAGGGGTAACGAAACCTTTGCCCAATTCCCATTCGCCTTCGGTCCATTCGTAAGTTTCTGTGCAGGAAACTTCTTTGGCCAAGTCTTTGCCGACCATGCTGCCGAATGCGGCAATCAGTTCTTGTGCTTTTTCAACGGTGGCATCTGCACCGGTCAAGATTGCACCGCCTTGCGAGCCTTTTTCGCGCAACAGGGTGGTCAGGCGGCGGGTGTCGATGTCGGCGATGGCGACGGTTTTGTTGCGTACCAAATAGTCGTGCAGGCTTTCGGAGGCGCGGAAGTTGCTGTGCAAGAGCGGTAGGTCGCGGATAATCAAGCCTGCGGCATAAACGCTGCGGCTTTCTTCGTCTTCGGCGTTGGTGCCGGTATTGCCGATGTGGGGGTAGGTGAGGGTAACGATTTGTTTGCAGTAGGAAGGGTCGGTCAGGATTTCTTGATAGCCGGTCATGGAAGTGTTGAACACGACTTCGCCGGAAGTCGAACCTTCGTAACCGATTGATGTGCCGTGAAATACGCTGCCGTCAGCGAGAACGAGAAGAGCCGGAGTGGTCATGATGGAATCCTGTTTGCCTGATGATGGTCGGTTCGAAAAAAATGGGTCGGGCCGTCTGAAAAATAAAAATTGTTTACAAAAAAGACAGCCTTCGGAAATCTCGGCTAAAAAAAAACACGCTCCGCAGCTTTGATTTTGCTGTGTAACGTGCTTTTTCAGACATAGCGGTCTATGCCGTAGAAGCAGTGTATTTTAAGTCAAAGTAATAGGAATTTCAAGCGTAGAGCAAATAATCGATAATTTAAAAAACGTTTTATCTTTACGGTACAGTCCCTTGCTTTTGGAATGCTTGATGAGTAAGGTTGAACTAAATATCCAGTCGGGCCGTCTGAAAACTGATCAGGCAGATTGTTTCATTTTTGTTGTGTTTGAAATGCAGGCATAGGGAAATTCAGCCGAATCAAACATGGAACAGGCTGTTTATGCTAAAATCGTAGCCTTATAAAAAATAAAAACAATGTCATTTCTAGCTGAGATTATCCGATGAAAAAAGAACACATTATGCAAAACGCTCCATCAGGCCGCCATCGCCTTATTCATGCAAGCGTCGCTTCCGCTTTAGCGCTTATCAGCTTTTCCGTTCAGGCAAATACGCAGCAATTTGCCAAAATTCCGTTTTACCTGCAAAACGAAACCTCCATCAACGGCCAACCCAAAGTCAAACACAATATTATGTTTTTGATTGATGACTCGGGCAGTATGCAATGGAATGTGCAAGGTAAGGAAACATCGATATGGGCTGATAAAAGAATAACGATTACTAAGGAGGCTCTAAAATCGGTATTGAAAGAGTATGGCGAAAAACAACGATTCCAGTGGGGTTTGCAAACCCTGCATAACAATGGTCGTACTGATACTCCAGATGAGGAGGGCTTTACCGATGATTGGAAGGATGTTCAAAGGAGGGTAGATGGTATCGACCCCGGTCATGCTACGCCAATCACACGCCGCTACTATGAAGTAGTCAAAAACTTTGTGATGCCCAATATCAAATACCGTTGTCAGAAGTCTTATGTGATTGTGATGTCGGACGGTGATGCCAATATGAGTTGTAGTAACCAGGTTCCAGGCGAAGATCCTCGCTTATCTCGTAATACTAACTTCAACTATGATCGGGATTATTACTATTCAAACTATTACCATCGTATTGAACGTAGTGCAAATACATTTGCATACCAATATTTTGGGCCGTCTGAAGTAAAGACTATTGATGATGCATATGGGCCAGGTAAATTATTTGACGATAGGCATGGATTCAAAGGATATTTTGATTTTCCAATTTATCAATATGAGTCATTCTTACCTGAGAACGAAAGAAAATTGTTATGTCAATCTAGCAAATATGCGCGTGAGTATAGTCCTTTTTATAAGAGAGATATATGGGTAGCTGCCGGCGAAATCATTGTTCCTTATTGGGATAGAAACTATAAAGATGAAAAACGCGGTCTGCGTTTCTTTAGCCGGACTTTGGCAGAAAAAGACATCAAAACAGCAAAAGACGGCTTAGATGATGCCGGTAAGAGCTGGGATGGTGATCCAAGCGATCCCAAAGGCGTAGATTACAGCAAACAATTGGTACAGACTTTTACTGTGGGCTTTGGTGAGGGGATCTCTGAGGTCGGACGAGAATATCTAGAAAAGGGTGCAAGCCGTCCAGACTGGTATTTTAATGCTGCGAAAAAAGAAGATTTGCTTGAAGCCTTTAAAACCATCGTCGATAATATTGAAAATGACAGCAAAATAACAAAATTTGAAGGGACATCTTCAACTGCGCCTGCAACGACCAGTACAGGTATTCCCAATATGGCGGCAACGGTTCATTTGAATACCGGCTCTTGGAGCAGTCAATTGCGGTTTTATAAATTGAACCGTGATGGCACGCCTATCAATACGACAGAGTTTGTTCAGCCATCATTTAATAACCGCCTTACTTTAGTTAATGACGGCAGCAAGACCTATTTCATCGATAGAGTTGCAGACAATGAGGCTTCAAATGCCGATTTCGGCATTTCAGACGGCAGTGCAAAAGATAAGTTGGAATGGAAAAATGCATTGCTGAAATGGACTGGCCGAGCAGGTAGTGATGAAACCATCAAAGCGGATGCGGAGACAAAAGGTTATAGCCAGTCTTATCGAATTCGTCCGACAGATTCTGCTGATTCAAGTAAAGATGAGCGCAATTTAGGCGATATTTTAGACGGTTCGGTTGCTGCTGTTGGCGATAAGCGCGACAACCGTCAAGAGTTTTTGGTCGCCGCTGCCAATGACGGCATGGTACATATTTTCCGTAATGGTACGCCTAGCAATCCTTATGACTTGAAACTCAGCTATATTCCGGCAGGCATGGAGCGTGAGGACGATCAAGGTCAAGCGACAACTTTGGGCAAGGTTCTGAAGGATGTCGCTCGCGATGGCTACGGCTCCAGCACGCCGCACCGCTATATGGTCAATGGTGGTTTTGTTCTCCGCCAAACGCCTGATAAGCAAACCTTTATGTTTGGTGCGATGGGTCAGGGTGGACGCGGTGCGTATGCGTTGAATATCGGTGCAGTGGCAAACAGTGACCGTAGTGGTTGGAATACGACTGTACCTTTGTTTGAAACAGAAAAAGGCTCTGGCAATAAGCTGGGTTACACCATTGGTTCGACACAAATCGGCCGTGTTTCCATTAAACGCAATGCTACCCCGGTTAATCTGGAATCTGACGTGCGTTATGCAGGCTTCTTGGCCAGCGGCTATCGTACTGAAGATGTGAACAGTGCCGATAATGAAACGGCTTTATATGTCTATGATATGACAGGTAAAGAGGCTGGGACGAAAGGTACGGGAAGCAATGTTTCTGATGCCGGTAAGCTCTTGGTTAAAATTCCTGCGCCGAATGGCAAAGGCGGCCTCTCTACCCCTACTTTGGTAGATACCGATTTTGACGGTGTTGTCGATATTGCCTATGCCGGCGACCGTTACGGCAATATGTTCCGCTTCGACTTGAGAGGTGAGACGCCGTCTGAATGGTCTGCGCAGATGATTTTCCAAGGTTCGGGTAATCAACCGATTACGTCTGCGCCTGCGGTATCGCGCCGCAGTAAAGATAAGTATGTCGTCATTTTTGGTACGGGTAGCGAGATTTATCATAGCGAGCTGGATGTAGCGACACAGAACAATGCGGTTTACGGCATCTATGATGATACGTCCAAAGAAGCTGTCTTGGCTAAAAGCGATGAGCTGACCAGCCAAACTGTTCAAGCGGATGGTGAATATATTTCTGTTACCAACAATAAGGTCAGCGAAGATCAAAAAGGTTGGAAGCTGGCGTTGGGTTCGGGTGAGCGGGTAACTGTCAAACCGACGATGATTTTGCGTACAGCGGTGGTAACTATTCGCAAATACAAGCAGGAAGTCATACATACAAATTCTTCCAGTGCTGATGTTTGTTTGCCTGACAGTACGTCCACACAAACGACTGCAAAAACGGTTATTCTGGGCGTCAATGCTGAAAACGGCGGCCGTTTGGGTTTGCGTGATGCGCGTATTTCCGATAAAAACCGCCAATTCATCAAACGTGAAAACAACGGCCAAGTCTATTACGCCAGCGGTATGGTGTTTGACGGTGTGGTCAACTTTACTTATCTGAATGGCTCTAAGGCCGATGATTCTCCGGTAACCGCCGATGGCGATAGCGGCGGCACGGGTACGGATAAAGAGTTGAACGCTACGCCGAGCGTGCCAAACAATAAATGTTTTGCAACCCAAGCCGAGCGCAGTCTGTTGACCAACTCTGATAAGATGCACAGTCTGAAAGTAGAAGGCCGGAAATGCGGACTCAAACGCATCAGCTGGCGTGAATTGTTCTTTTAATCGGTAAGGCTTGAGTATTGAGGCCGTCTGAATGTTTCAGACGGCCTTTTTGTTGAGTGATAATAATTGAGAGATGTTGGATTAAGAAAAATAGAAAACCTTGTTTGTGGGTAAAACGGTTTGATTAAATTAAAAGCCTGGATAAGCCCAAACGGTAGGTTTTAGTCGTTTCTTTTTTCTGTTTTCTATTATTGAAATGAGAAGTTAAAAGGCAGTCTGAAAAGATATTTTCAGACGGCCTTTGATTTAAAAAGAGTGAGTCAAAGAGCGTATTGTTAGATGCTGTTTTTAATGATTTTCCGCAGGGTGGACAGTTGTCGGCGGCTGACGGGCAACGGGGTCGGAATATCGAGAATTTTTGCGCCCCATGTGGATGC
Encoded proteins:
- a CDS encoding SemiSWEET family transporter, producing the protein MTEKQMRILSVVATLAAVGMYVSYIPQIQNNLAGNPGSPLQPLVAAINCTLWFAYGFLKEKRDYPIILANAPGIILGLITFVTSF
- the carA gene encoding glutamine-hydrolyzing carbamoyl-phosphate synthase small subunit, whose product is MTTPALLVLADGSVFHGTSIGYEGSTSGEVVFNTSMTGYQEILTDPSYCKQIVTLTYPHIGNTGTNAEDEESRSVYAAGLIIRDLPLLHSNFRASESLHDYLVRNKTVAIADIDTRRLTTLLREKGSQGGAILTGADATVEKAQELIAAFGSMVGKDLAKEVSCTETYEWTEGEWELGKGFVTPAEQPYHVVAYDFGVKTNILRMLASRGCRLTVVPAQTSAEDVLALNPDGVFLSNGPGDPEPCDYAIKAVQKLMESGKPIFGICLGHQLISLAIGAKTLKMRFSHHGANHPVQDLDSGKVVITSQNHGFAVDADTLPANARITHKSLFDNTLQGIELTDKPVFCFQGHPEASPGPQDVGYLFDKFIDNMKAAKQ
- the pilC gene encoding PilC family type IV pilus tip adhesin, which gives rise to MKKEHIMQNAPSGRHRLIHASVASALALISFSVQANTQQFAKIPFYLQNETSINGQPKVKHNIMFLIDDSGSMQWNVQGKETSIWADKRITITKEALKSVLKEYGEKQRFQWGLQTLHNNGRTDTPDEEGFTDDWKDVQRRVDGIDPGHATPITRRYYEVVKNFVMPNIKYRCQKSYVIVMSDGDANMSCSNQVPGEDPRLSRNTNFNYDRDYYYSNYYHRIERSANTFAYQYFGPSEVKTIDDAYGPGKLFDDRHGFKGYFDFPIYQYESFLPENERKLLCQSSKYAREYSPFYKRDIWVAAGEIIVPYWDRNYKDEKRGLRFFSRTLAEKDIKTAKDGLDDAGKSWDGDPSDPKGVDYSKQLVQTFTVGFGEGISEVGREYLEKGASRPDWYFNAAKKEDLLEAFKTIVDNIENDSKITKFEGTSSTAPATTSTGIPNMAATVHLNTGSWSSQLRFYKLNRDGTPINTTEFVQPSFNNRLTLVNDGSKTYFIDRVADNEASNADFGISDGSAKDKLEWKNALLKWTGRAGSDETIKADAETKGYSQSYRIRPTDSADSSKDERNLGDILDGSVAAVGDKRDNRQEFLVAAANDGMVHIFRNGTPSNPYDLKLSYIPAGMEREDDQGQATTLGKVLKDVARDGYGSSTPHRYMVNGGFVLRQTPDKQTFMFGAMGQGGRGAYALNIGAVANSDRSGWNTTVPLFETEKGSGNKLGYTIGSTQIGRVSIKRNATPVNLESDVRYAGFLASGYRTEDVNSADNETALYVYDMTGKEAGTKGTGSNVSDAGKLLVKIPAPNGKGGLSTPTLVDTDFDGVVDIAYAGDRYGNMFRFDLRGETPSEWSAQMIFQGSGNQPITSAPAVSRRSKDKYVVIFGTGSEIYHSELDVATQNNAVYGIYDDTSKEAVLAKSDELTSQTVQADGEYISVTNNKVSEDQKGWKLALGSGERVTVKPTMILRTAVVTIRKYKQEVIHTNSSSADVCLPDSTSTQTTAKTVILGVNAENGGRLGLRDARISDKNRQFIKRENNGQVYYASGMVFDGVVNFTYLNGSKADDSPVTADGDSGGTGTDKELNATPSVPNNKCFATQAERSLLTNSDKMHSLKVEGRKCGLKRISWRELFF